Part of the Methanomassiliicoccales archaeon genome, ACGTCGTTTGAGGATGCACTGACCAGGTTTGAGGAAAAGATGTCCTCTGAAAGCGTTAGCAGAGTCGTGAAGCAGATCCTTAGGGCCACAAAATTTGGTGGAAACCTGGCGGATACTCTTTACAAACTTGCTGAGGACTTTTCCTTTGAATACCGGATGAAGCTCGTGGAATACATCCAAAAAGTAAACGGTGTCGCCTTTGTCTATATGTTCATAACCATAATAATGCCCACGTTATTCGTTGTGGCTATACTGGCTGCTTCTTTAATGAATAGGGGGCTAGCGATGCCTGTTGAGGGATTGGCAGTCATTCTGCTGTTTGGATTTCCGGCTATTTCAACACTAGTCGTATTTATGATAAAACGTAGTGAGCCGAGGTGATTAAATTTGGCCGAAATTAAATTCCTCCGACCTCTTGCGAAGGCCCTTGAAAAAGTACTTCCCCAGAGGTGGGTTAGAAGATATGAGCTCTTTTTGTATTCAGCGGGAATATCATTTTTGGCGCTTGAATTTTTGCTGGTATCTTTACTACTGGCATCCGTTGTAGGGGTAATAGTTTTCATTCTGTCTCCAGTCAAGATCTACGCAATTCCACTATCTCTTGCGGTGTTTTTGGGAATTGCGTATGTTTATCCATACTACCTCCTATCCAAGAAGATAGAAGACATGGAAAAAAATCTTCCCGATGCGTTCTTCTACATTGCAAGCTCTTTGAGAGCAGGTGTTTCTTTCTCAGAGGCTTTAGAGGAAGCTTCAACTGCGAGGTTTGGGGCATTGACGGAAGAATTCAAGAGAACCGTGCAGGAGATAAAGAAGGGCAGATCAACAATAGAAGCTCTAAAAGCTTTTGCAATAAGAAATAGGAAATCTTCGATAATTTACCGCTCTACGATGATTATCTTGGAGGCTTATGAAAGAGGAGCCCCAATGGCGGATGTGCTTGTGGCAGTTGCCAACGACGTCCGTGAAATACTGAGAATAAAAAAGGAGAGGAAAGCTTCGACTGGAATGCAGGCAATGTTCTTTATAATTGCAAGTGGGTTCATAGGGCCAGCTATCCTAGGAATTGTTTCCCAAATTATGAATAGCATGAGTTCTCCCGAAATGGGGTTTACTCTGCCCTTAGAAGCGATAGGAAATATTTCCCTTGCGTTCGTGGCAATACAGGCCATAGTTTCAGGCTTGGGGATTGGAATAATAAGAGAAGGGAAGTTCTCCGCAGGCTTCAAATACAGCGCAATGCTGGCTATACTTGGAGAGATAATATTCCTTGTGGCTACCAGGGTTCAGATATCAGGCTTCATGTGATTCTGGCTTTGCCTTTTCTATATCCACTATTTCCACTTCAAATATTACTGTTTTCCCTGCCAATGGGTGGTTGAAGTCTAAAGTAACGCTTTCTTCTGTAATTGCTGTTATCCTTGCTATTCCGCTGTCGGTCATTATGTATGCTCCCTCGGTGGGTTCTATGCCGGCCTTTTCAAACTCACTTTTTGGAACGTCAACTATCAAGTCTTCCCTCGGCATTCCGTAACCCTTTTCGGGAGGGACCACTATAGTTTTCTTCTCTCCAACTCCCATCCCTACAAGGGCTTCATCCATTCCGGGGATAAGTTCGCCAACACCTACATTAGCACCCAGAGGCCCATATGTCCTGTCTTCCACATAAATGCCAGCTTCTTTAGCGATATCCTCATAAGTTGTATCGAATATCTCCCCGTTTTCAAACTTCCCAACGTAGTTAAAAACCACGAAATCTCCTTTTTCAACTTTCATTTTTTCACCAACCAAATTTCTTCGAGCTTAACTCCTCCGCGGCCTTTATAACATTTTTGGTCAGCATTATACAAGTTTGTGACAAAGTATATATACCTCTTTGGTCAAAAAATTAATGGGTGATTTTATATGGGGGAGTTCGCAGAGATGCTTAAAAGGGAATTTGGTGGGTTGGAAGTAAAAGAAATATACTCAACGAAGCTGGGAGAGAGAAATATTGAAATACTTGAAGTTGAAGCAGGGGGTTCGAAGTTTCTTGTAATGTTTCAAGCTGAACCCAAGAAACACGACCTCCACAGGTGGTCACTCATAATAACAAGTGCAAACAATACAAGAACAATTCAAGGGATGGACACGCTGGATACGTTAAAAATGAGAATCAAAGAAAACGTAAGGGCGATAATTGAGGGCCTGTAGCTATTCCTCGGGGAGGATGTAGTAGATATAATGGGGCCTGTTTGTGAACTCGTCGATGTAAACCACTACCCCGTTCTTTGGGGGCTTTAGG contains:
- a CDS encoding type II secretion system F family protein, which gives rise to MAEIKFLRPLAKALEKVLPQRWVRRYELFLYSAGISFLALEFLLVSLLLASVVGVIVFILSPVKIYAIPLSLAVFLGIAYVYPYYLLSKKIEDMEKNLPDAFFYIASSLRAGVSFSEALEEASTARFGALTEEFKRTVQEIKKGRSTIEALKAFAIRNRKSSIIYRSTMIILEAYERGAPMADVLVAVANDVREILRIKKERKASTGMQAMFFIIASGFIGPAILGIVSQIMNSMSSPEMGFTLPLEAIGNISLAFVAIQAIVSGLGIGIIREGKFSAGFKYSAMLAILGEIIFLVATRVQISGFM
- a CDS encoding peptidylprolyl isomerase, which encodes MKVEKGDFVVFNYVGKFENGEIFDTTYEDIAKEAGIYVEDRTYGPLGANVGVGELIPGMDEALVGMGVGEKKTIVVPPEKGYGMPREDLIVDVPKSEFEKAGIEPTEGAYIMTDSGIARITAITEESVTLDFNHPLAGKTVIFEVEIVDIEKAKPESHEA